The Deltaproteobacteria bacterium genome segment ACACCTCGCGGGAAGGAACGGACCATGGACCTCGCTCAGATTCGCGACATCTTGGGAACCGACGCGGCCGTGCTCGATCACCAGTGCCGCACGATCCCCGCCGATTCGCTCCACCTGCCGGGGCCGGACTTCGTCGACCGCATCCACGGCGTGTCCGACCGGCCCGTGCCGGTGCTCGCGAGTCTGCAGCGCATGTTCGACACCGGCCGGCTCGCCGGCACCGGCTACCTGTCGATCCTGCCGGTCGACCAGGGCATCGAACACTCCGCCGGCGCGTCGTTCGCGCCCAACCCGGCGATGTTCGACCCCGAAGCCATCGTCCGCCTCGCGATCGAGGGCGGCTGCAACGCGGTCGCGTCGACGTTCGGCGTGCTCGGCGCGGTCGCGCGCAAGTACGCCCACAAGATCCCGTTCATCGTCAAGATCAACCACAACGAGCTGCTGTCGTACCCCAACCAGTACGACCAGACGATGTTCGGCAGCGTCGCGCAGGCGTTCGAGATGGGCGCCGCCGGCATCGGTGCGACGATCTACTGGGGCAGCGCCGAGTCGCGCCGCCAGTTGCAGGAGGTGAGCGAGGCGTTCCAGCAGGCGCACGAACTCGGCATGTTCACGGTGCTGTGGTGCTACCTGCGCAACTCAGCGTTCAAGACGAAGGCCGGCGACATGCACACCGCCGCGGACCTCACCGGCCAGGCCAACCACCTCGGCGTCACGCTCCAGGCCGACATCATCAAACAGAAGCTTCCGGAGACCAACGGCGGCTACCGGAACCCCGACTTGCCGAAGTTCGGCAAGACCCACGACAAGGTCTACACCGAGCTGACGTCCGACCACCCGATCGACCTCACGCGCTATCAGGTCGCGTGCTGCTACATGGGCCGCGCCGGGTTGATCAACAGCGGCGGCGCGTCGGGCGACAACGACCTGCACGACGCGGTGCTCACCGCGGTCATCAACAAGCGGGCGGGTGGCATGGGCCTCATCAGCGGCCGCAAGGCGTTCCAAAAGCCGATGGCCGAGGGCATCAAGCTGCTCCACGCGATCCAAGACGTCTACCTGTGCAAGGACATCACGGTCGCGTGACGGCGCGACCGGCGTCGGCGGATCGGGCGACCGGGCGCGCGATGCGAAGCCGCGCGCGCGTCGCGGGTGCCGGGGCGTGCGCCCTGGCGTGGGCGGCGGTCGCGTGCAGCGCGGCCCCCGCGCCGCGTCCAGCGCCGGCCCCCGCGGCCGCCGCACCGGATGCGGGCGCGGGCGTCGCGTCGTCGCGGGATGCGGGCGCGGGCGTCGCAGCGTCGCCGGATGCGGGCGCGGGCGTCACCGCGTCGCCGGCGCCGGACGCGGCCGTCGACGCGGCGCCGAGCCCCTGCATCGTCGTCCCCGCCGAACGAGCCGCATGTGAGGCGCGCGGCTCGGGGTTTTCGTACGGCCCGCAGCCGTGGATCTATTGCCGTGGCGTCGCACCGCGCCCGAACGAACGGCGCGAGTGGATCGAGAGCCAACGCCTTCGTCCATGTAGCTGCAACGATCTGCGCGCGATCCATGCCCGGCGCGAGCGATGCTCGCGGATCCCGTGACGCCGAGTCGCGGCCGGTGTTGCGCGGCCCCGCCACCGCGGTAGGGCATCGCCCCACACGCGATGGCACAATTCGGCGCGCGCGGGCGATTCGTCGGGCGCCGCGCTGGCGTTGGTCACGCGCGAACCGGTACACTGACGTCAAGCGTGCGACTGGGGGAACTGCTCATCGCCGAGCGCGTCGTGACGGCCGAGCAGGTGGACGAAGCCCTGCGCGCTCAAGTCCTGTACGGCGGCCGGATCGGCACGAATCTGATCGAACTCGGCCACGCGGCGATCGACGCGATCGCCGACGCCCTCGGCCGCCAGCACGCCCTGGCGGCCGCCTACAGCCACCACTTCGAAAGCGCGGACCGGAAGCTGCAGCGGCGCATCGCGCCCGCAGCCGCGGCCGAGCACGCCGCGATCCCGCTCCGCGAGGAAGTACCCGGCGTCGTCGCGGTCGCGTTCCTCGACCCGCCGCCGCCCGAATCGCTGCGCGCCCTGTCGTCCGCGCTCGGCGCGGAGATCGTGCCGGTCATCGCCCCGGAGCTGCGGCTGCGCTACCAGCTCGAACTCGTCTACGGCATCCCGCGCCCGACCCGGTTCGTGCGCCCGCAGCCGCGCGCGGCAGCGCCCACCGGTCAGCCCGCGCCGGATCCGCCGCGCCGCTATCTGCGCACGCTCAGCGACGCCGAGCCGGACCGCCCGGCCGGCACCCTCGGGCGCCTTGCGCTGCGCCAGCGCGCGGTCGCCCGCGACGCGCCGTCGGCGCCAGCCGAGGCCGAGCAGGTCGACGCCGCGGCCGATCCGGACGCCGCGATCCGCGGCATCCGCCGCGCGACCGACCGCGACCGGGTCGTCGACCTGCTCATCAGTTGCATGCGCGACGGCTTCGGCCGCCAGTTGGGCGTCGGCCTCGTGCTGCTCGCGCGCGGCGACGTCGCGTTCGGCTGGCGCGGGTTTTCCGACCACGCCGGTGACGACGTCGTGGCGAGCATCGCGATCCCGCTGGACGAGCCGTCGGTGCTCCAACTCGCGCACCGCACGGGCGTGCTCGTGTGCGGCCGTCCACCGCCGGCCGGCGCGCGCATCGACGAACGCCTGTGGCACCTGCTCGGCAGCGGCCGGCCGGCCGAGTGCGTGGTCGCGCCCGTCAAGATCCAGGACAAGGTCGCGTGCCTGCTGTACGCCCACGCGCGCAACCTCGGGCCGCTCGACGACGACGTGGCCCACGACATCGGCCGCCTCGCCGAGGCGACCGGCCGCGCGTTCGTGCGCCTGATCCGCAGCTTTGCCCGGTGACCGAGGCCGCGCTTGACGCGACGCGCTCGGTTCGCTACTCACTGGACGTGAGCGACCGCGAAGACCGCCCCATCCGCAAGCACCGCCACGACGGCCCCGACGTCGCGCACGCCGCCCACAGCCAGGCGCGCACGACCCGCGCGCTACAGCTGTTGCTCGGCGCGTGCATCGTGCTCACCGGCGCGCTCGTGATCTACGCGGTCTTGTCCGCCAACCTCGACCTGCCGGCGACCCACTGAAGCGACCGCCGCAGGGCGCCGAGCGCGTCGTCGAGCGCTGCGAGCCGCCGCTCGATCTCGTCGTCGGCCGCGAGCGCTGCCAGTTCGCCGGCCGTCGCATCCGCCTCGAGCAGCCGATGCAACCGGACCAGATACGCCTCGATTCCCGCCGCCGCCAGCGCCGACTCGCGCAAATCGTCGGCGACGAGCAACATCCGATCGCGCGCCCGCGCGCGCGCATCGGCCGGCAGATCGCGCGGCGGCGGCGGCGCCTGGGCTCCGATCAGGCGGTCGCGGGCGCGGCGGCCTTGCCCTGTCCTTTCGGCCTCGCGGATGTCAGACTGTCGGCGCATCGTCCTTCGAGGATCGGGGGCAGGCCGGCAGTGCGCAAGTTTTCCACCATCGAGCGGCCGCGGAGGTCGGGCGGATGATTCCCGACGACGCGCGCGACGAAATCCGCCGCAAGGCCGACATCGTCGCCGTCATCGGCCAGCACGTGAAGCTGCGCAAGGCGGGCGTCAACCACGTGGGTTTGTGCCCGTTCCACGACGAGAAGACGCCGTCGTTCAGCGTGAACGGTGAAAAGGGCGTGTACTACTGCTTCGGCTGCGGCAAAAAGGGCGACGTGTTCTCGTTCGTCATGGAGTTCGAGGGCAAGAGCTTCGTCGAGGCGGCGCAGGCGCTCGCCGAGCGGTTCGGCGTTGCGCTTCAGGAGGTCGCCGACTCCCCGGCGCGACGCCGCGAGCGCAGCGACAAAGCGCTGCTGTACGATCTCAATCGCCTCGCCGCGCGGTTCTTCCGCGATCGGCTCACGGACCCGCAGGACGGCCAGCGCGCCCGCGCATACCTCGAAGCCCGCGGAATCGCCCCCGAGGTCGCGACGCGGTTCGGCCTCGGGTATGCCCCGGCGTCCTGGGACGCGTTCGCGTCCGTACTGCGCGCGCGCGGCGTGCCCGAGCGGCTGGCGCTGGCGGCGGGACTCGTCAAGCGGCGTCGCACCGGCGACGGCGTGTACGACGCGTTTCGCGATCGGATCATGTGCCCGATTGTCTTGCCGGGGGGCGAAGTGTGCGGGTTCTCGGGCCGCGCACTCGAGTCGGGCGACGACGCCGGCCCCAAGTACATCAATTCGCCGGAGAGCCCGGTCTACAAAAAATCCAAGCTGTTGTTCGGGCTCCACCGCGCGCGCGAGGCCTTCCGCGCGACCCGGCGCGCGCTCGTCGTCGAGGGCAACTTCGACGTGATCGTGTTGCACCAATACGGCTTCGAGGAGGCGGTCGCGCCCTTGGGGACAGCCCTCACCGACGCGCAGGTCGACACCCTCCGCCGGCTGGTCGACGAGGTCGTCCTCGTCTACGACGGCGACCGAGCCGGCCGCGCCGCAACGCTCAAGGCGCTGAAATTACTGGTCGCAGCCGGGGTCACCACCCGGATCGCGCGCATCCCGCTCGGAGAAGACCCGGATTCGCTGGTGCGCGCCGACCCGGCCGCTTTCCGCCAGATCATCGACCGCGCGCAGTACGGCGTCGAGTACTTCGTACACGAGGTGTGGGCGGCGACCCAGTGGGCGTCGGCGGACAGCCGGGCCCAGGCGGTCGCGGAAGCCGCGGAGGTCATCGGAGCGGTACCGGACGAGACCCGCCGCAACCTGCTCGTCGGCGAACTGGCTGCCGCGACCGGGGTCGACGACCGGGTCGTCCGGCGCGCCCTCACGGCGGCGCACCGCGGCAATGCGGCCCAAGCTGCTGAAATCGCGAAGCCGCGGCGCTCGGCTCACCGCCCGGTGCCCGCCGCAGAACTTGAAATCATTGCGATCCTGGCCGACCATCCCACACTTCTCGGTACGGCCGAACAACTCGGCGTGTTTTCTCTCTTGACGGACCCGACGCTTCGCGACATGTATTCCGCCCAACGCAAAGGACAGCCCATCTTGGCCGCGTTGCCGGAGGACGGGGATCCTCGCGTCGCGCGCCAGGTGTTGTCGGGAGCGTACGCATCCTTGAAGAACCCGGAGTCCACGTTGCGCGCGGCGGTTCGCAGGCTCGAGCAGTGTCGCATCGACAGCGAGTTGCGCCGCCTGCAGCAACGCGCGATCGAGGCGGGACGGCGCGGCGACGTCGACCTCCAGCGCAAGC includes the following:
- the dnaG gene encoding DNA primase → MIPDDARDEIRRKADIVAVIGQHVKLRKAGVNHVGLCPFHDEKTPSFSVNGEKGVYYCFGCGKKGDVFSFVMEFEGKSFVEAAQALAERFGVALQEVADSPARRRERSDKALLYDLNRLAARFFRDRLTDPQDGQRARAYLEARGIAPEVATRFGLGYAPASWDAFASVLRARGVPERLALAAGLVKRRRTGDGVYDAFRDRIMCPIVLPGGEVCGFSGRALESGDDAGPKYINSPESPVYKKSKLLFGLHRAREAFRATRRALVVEGNFDVIVLHQYGFEEAVAPLGTALTDAQVDTLRRLVDEVVLVYDGDRAGRAATLKALKLLVAAGVTTRIARIPLGEDPDSLVRADPAAFRQIIDRAQYGVEYFVHEVWAATQWASADSRAQAVAEAAEVIGAVPDETRRNLLVGELAAATGVDDRVVRRALTAAHRGNAAQAAEIAKPRRSAHRPVPAAELEIIAILADHPTLLGTAEQLGVFSLLTDPTLRDMYSAQRKGQPILAALPEDGDPRVARQVLSGAYASLKNPESTLRAAVRRLEQCRIDSELRRLQQRAIEAGRRGDVDLQRKLVSEIYTLKHRNESKAVE
- a CDS encoding class I fructose-bisphosphate aldolase codes for the protein MDLAQIRDILGTDAAVLDHQCRTIPADSLHLPGPDFVDRIHGVSDRPVPVLASLQRMFDTGRLAGTGYLSILPVDQGIEHSAGASFAPNPAMFDPEAIVRLAIEGGCNAVASTFGVLGAVARKYAHKIPFIVKINHNELLSYPNQYDQTMFGSVAQAFEMGAAGIGATIYWGSAESRRQLQEVSEAFQQAHELGMFTVLWCYLRNSAFKTKAGDMHTAADLTGQANHLGVTLQADIIKQKLPETNGGYRNPDLPKFGKTHDKVYTELTSDHPIDLTRYQVACCYMGRAGLINSGGASGDNDLHDAVLTAVINKRAGGMGLISGRKAFQKPMAEGIKLLHAIQDVYLCKDITVA